One genomic window of Daphnia pulex isolate KAP4 chromosome 10, ASM2113471v1 includes the following:
- the LOC124206219 gene encoding histone H2B.3: MPPKVSGKAAKKAGKAQKNIAKGDKKKKRKRKESYAIYIYKVLKQVHPDTGISSKAMTIMNSFVNDIFERIAGESSRLAHYNKRSTITSREIQTAVRLLLPGELAKHAVSEGTKAVTKYTSTK; this comes from the coding sequence ATGCCCCCCAAAGTTAGTGGAAAAGCTGCGAAGAAGGCCGGCAAGGCCCAGAAGAACATTGCCAAaggagacaagaagaagaagcgcaagagGAAGGAGAGCTACGCCATTTACATCTACAAAGTGTTGAAGCAGGTCCATCCAGACACTGGCATTTCCTCCAAAGCCATGACCATCATGAACAGCttcgtcaacgacattttcgagCGCATCGCTGGAGAATCGTCCCGTCTTgcccactacaacaagcgTTCGACCATCACTAGCCGGGAAATCCAGACGGCCGTCCGTCTGCTTTTGCCCGGTGAGTTGGCCAAGCACGCCGTGTCTGAAGGCACCAAGGCAGTGACCAagtacaccagcaccaagtaa
- the LOC124206222 gene encoding histone H4-like: protein MIRSNRMTGRGKGGKGLGKGGAKRHRKVLRDNIQGITKPAIRRLARRGGVKRISGLIYEETRGVLKVFLENVIRDAVTYTEHAKRKTVTAMDVVYALKRQGRTLYGFGG from the exons ATGATCAGAAGTAATCG AATGACTGGTCGCGgtaaaggaggaaaaggactCGGCAAAGGAGGCGCCAAACGTCATCGCAAAGTTTTGCGTGACAACATCCAGGGAATCACCAAGCCGGCCATCCGTCGTCTTGCCCGTCGTGGTGGTGTGAAGCGTATCTCTGGTCTCATCTACGAGGAAACCCGTGGTGTTTTAAAGGTGTTTCTCGAGAACGTGATTCGTGACGCCGTCACCTACACTGAACACGCCAAGAGGAAGACTGTGACGGCCATGGATGTCGTCTACGCACTGAAACGCCAGGGCCGCACTCTGTACGGCTTCGGCggttaa
- the LOC124206211 gene encoding histone H3 produces the protein MARTKQTARKSTGGKAPRKQLATKAARKSAPATGGVKKPHRYRPGTVALREIRRYQKSTELLIRKLPFQRLVREIAQDFKTDLRFQSSAVMALQEASEAYLVGLFEDTNLCAIHAKRVTIMPKDIQLARRIRGERA, from the coding sequence ATGGCTCGTACCAAGCAAACCGCTCGCAAATCCACCGGTGGCAAGGCGCCCCGCAAACAGTTGGCCACTAAAGCTGCTCGCAAGAGTGCACCGGCCACTGGAGGAGTCAAGAAACCCCATCGTTATCGTCCCGGCACCGTCGCTCTTCGTGAGATCCGTCGCTACCAAAAGTCGACCGAGCTTTTGATCCGCAAGTTGCCATTCCAGCGCTTGGTCAGAGAAATCGCCCAGGATTTCAAGACCGACTTGCGTTTCCAGAGCTCGGCCGTCATGGCCCTGCAGGAGGCCAGCGAAGCTTACTTGGTGGGTCTTTTCGAAGACACCAACTTGTGTGCCATCCACGCTAAGCGTGTCACCATCATGCCAAAAGACATCCAACTCGCTCGCCGTATCCGTGGTGAACGTGCTTAA